A window from Capsicum annuum cultivar UCD-10X-F1 unplaced genomic scaffold, UCD10Xv1.1 ctg3414, whole genome shotgun sequence encodes these proteins:
- the LOC107842626 gene encoding uncharacterized protein LOC107842626 — protein MNDLPIHKIQISGTTLASILHRLFSSSGDIHGLLLGHVSFSTTISLSDDNYSTADSASSSSPAADGPTLTATITDFLSIPCHFPLPLQHNNPSSVLLGWFSGRQKTPLRPSLKDSTTTLSLCSSASYHFTPQNSLHPLSLPPSLFLLLSSPFHEQLIHTHEYKAFQYRNSTDSFDPKSLDIINIGPSFRSHYDSFSPISPFPSMTCDLRGPNAMAEDEKAETLVGIKRGLKDQKELDLCAEGFEIGRLNKLMGSDASNYTAELEHLYDKMLVKLDSLARLVEKSSSKVLEQENHNMKLRYKVAGLE, from the exons ATGAATGATCTTCCTATACACAAGATTCAAATCTCCGGCACTACTTTAGCCTCTATCCTCCACCGTTTATTCTCATCCTCAGGCGACATCCACGGTCTGCTCCTCGGCCACGTGTCATTCTCCACCACCATTTCTCTATCCGATGACAATTACTCCACCGCAGACTCCGCCTCATCCTCCTCCCCCGCCGCTGACGGTCCAACTCTTACCGCCACTATCACCGATTTCCTCTCCATCCCTTGTCACTTTCCCCTCCCTTTACAGCATAATAACCCTTCCTCCGTCCTTCTTGGATGGTTTTCCGGTCGCCAGAAAACTCCTTTAAGACCTTCTTTGAAGGATTCTACTACTACCCTTTCTCTATGTTCCTCCGCTtcttaccattttacccctcAGAATTCTCTTCATCCACTTTCTCTGCCTCCATCTTTGTTCCTTCTGTTATCATCGCCGTTTCATGAACAACTGATACATACCCATGAATACAAAGCTTTTCAGTATCGTAATTCTACTGATTCATTTGACCCCAAAAGTTTAGATATTATCAATATTGGTCCATCTTTTCGATCCCATTATGATTCTTTCAGTCCTATTTCCCCATTCCCTTCAATGACATGTGACTTGAGAGGACCTAATGCAATGGCAGAGGATGAAAAGGCTGAAACCTTGGTGGGTATTAAGAGGGGTTTGAAGGATCAGAAGGAATTGGATTTGTGTGCTGAAGGTTTTGAAATTGGGAGATTGAACAAGTTGATGGGCTCAGATGCGTCGAATTATACTGCTGAGTTGGAGCATTTATATGATAAAATGCTTGTTAAGCTTGATAGTTTGGCTAGATTGGTGGAAAAGAGCTCTTCTAAGGTTCTTGAGCAG GAAAACCATAATATGAAATTAAGGTACAAAGTTGCAGGCTTggaatga
- the LOC124891330 gene encoding uncharacterized protein LOC124891330: MKNHENRPTGSAPFPEVNNVHVHHTRREKDCDPGRGRGHGRDDQERNHVPDVNHSSNKKKKNEECEAIICFRCGGKGHYSRDCRALKYLIDLYQVSLKKKKRNPEANFLFENDADITSLDVADFFEHPEEKINHLIGDGSVNMEE; encoded by the coding sequence atgaaaaatcatgagaatCGACCTACTGGATCTGCaccattccctgaggtgaatAATGTGCATGTTCATCATACTAGGCGTGAAAAAGATTGCGATCCTGGTCGTGGACGTGGTCATGgtcgtgatgaccaagaaagaaaccatGTTCCTGATGTTAATCACTCatcgaacaaaaagaaaaaaaatgaggaatGTGAAGCAATTATTTGTTTCCGATGTGGTGGAAAAGGACACTATTCACGTGATTGTCGTGCTCTCAAGTACTTGATTGATCTTTATCAAgtatcactaaagaagaaaaagagaaatccTGAGGCTAACTTTCTCTTTGAAAATGATGCTGACATTACAAGcttggatgtagcagacttttTCGAGCATCCTGAAGAAAAGATTAATCACTTAattggtgatggttccgtaaaTATGGAAGagtga